catttataaaatttattttattttttagctaTTCAAGAGACAATTTGGCACCATTGTTGTTATATCCGCTAAGCGGTTGTATAGGTAAATGCCGACACTGCGGCGACGAGATGACCTTCGAACTGCAAGTTTTACCGACGATCATAccgaaattaatattgaatccAAGAAGCGAGCGGATTTTCCAGATCGAGTTCGGCACTGTTTTAATATACACTTGTGTTAGAAGCTGTTGGTCCGCGACTGATTCATATCGGGAAGAGCATGTCGTTGTTCAAGCTGAAAGACTAtagttgtaaaatattaataaggaAAGTTATATGAGTGAAGCCAAGGTTCTTCCAGTGATATCCTATATAGAATTTCATATTTACGCGTCTAGGACGACTAGTTATGTTACGTCTGTAGAAAAATACCGTCCACCTTCTTCATGTACACATCAAAAGTTCTATGTAGCGAGCGATGGTTGATAATAGTAAAGATGTTACACAGGTATGTATATCTCGAGCTACATTAAGCGACACGTGATTCGcaatttcaaaaaagaaaaagattaggTATGTCTGATAGAAGAGAATCTGATTAAGagcatttattttactttccaTCTCGATATTAGTACATAAGTACAGTGTAAGATACAACTGTACAATTGCTACTGACGTATAAATACAGAAATCTCGAAATGGAAAACAATGTGTATTTCTTGTTTTCAAAGTGAGttcaataataaacattttcacAGTATATTTACAGTAACTATCTtaattgtaacattaaaaaacagtaattttggatagtagaaataatttacagagatatcaatacaaatataattcgaATTATAGATTCGAATTATGTGTGTAATATTGCTATACCTTAAAGTTGTTTATGCAATTTAAATACATCACACATTAAGCAAATGTGCATTTTGTCATACTTTCTACTATACATGCACGTAAAGTATACGCGTACGAAGTAATCCGCTGAATTTTCAGTAGGTTCTATCTAGCGGATGCTCGGCGAAATAATCCTTCTTGCTGTACATAAGTTCGGCGACATTTCTGTTGAACTTGTCGCCGTTATTCCACTCGCCCGATGCGATCTCCTCGGCGAGTAGATGCACCCTGTCTATGGAGAGAATCGCGAAACTATCGGCCAGATTCCGATCGTACTCGTGATTTCTCAAGCCGATGCAATACGCCCGTGAAGCGCGTGAGAGGACGGCGAGCAGCGCGTACGTTCTCGTCGCGATTTCGCCAAGTCGACGTAATTCCATCTGCTGTTCGGATATCCTTATGCCATGGCGTTGCAGCAGTAACAACGAGCTGGCATGTAACCTGGTGACGCATTTCTCCAGTTGTTTGCTACCTGACGCTAGAGACGGATGCAAATGATTGGCGGTTTGAAAGCGCTCCCGGTAGTCTTTGCCAAAGGCCCACTTGAATATGTGCTCTGGAAAATTGAAGGGATTTCGCAGCTTGAATATGTGGTCGTGTAGATTTTTGCCCATATGTTGCAGACCGAGCAGAGCAATGTATGTGTTTGAGTCGAGGCTGCAACTGTCGAACAGAGTGTGCGACAACGCGTCCTCGAAGATTCGTATGTAGGGATTGTCCCTCAGGTAACTCTGAGCTCCGATCAACTGCAGTCCTTCGTAGATACGTTTGACGCACTCGCTGGCGCAGTACACCTCCACCATCGCCTTCTCCAGTGTGCAGTCCTGATTCTCAAATATATCCATTATGCCGGTAGTGTGATACAGCATGCTCTCCATGCCATAGAGAGTGCTCGCCATCTTACCTATCACCTCGCGAACACCCTCGTACTCGTGCATATTTTTGTCTAGGTGTTTCCGTTGCAACACGTGCCTCGTCAATATTCTTGTGAAAACCTTCAACGTACCAACCGCCTGTGAAGCGAGATTTCCGTTTCCTGGAGCGAGCATGTCTACCAGCACGCCTGTTCCCGCTTTTACGTCGCCCAGAAGGTTTTCCCTCGGAACTTTGGTATTCTGAAAGGTAACTGTACAGACAGGACTGTCTTGAAGGCCGATCAGATCCTTAACGTCCTTGCTCGTGACACCGCCAAAATCTCGCTCCACCAAGAACACAGACAGCGGACCATGCTCTCTACTGATCGCACTGGGATGCCCGCAGTGAGAGAAGACGAGGAACAGATTGGCGTCGTGGCCGTTGACCACGAATGTCTTCTCACCGTTCAGTATCCAATGCGTGCCACAGTCCGACTCCATGGCCACGCTGTTGATGTTAAGTGTGTTTATTCCGCTCTGGGGTTCAGTGTAGCACACCGTGGGTACGAGCTCGCCGGTCGCTATCCGCGGCAGATACTTGGCCTTCTGCTTGTCTGTGGCCAGCGCGGAGATGATACGGACGGGTATAATGTGATTTTTGACGATGTAGCATCCGAGCCATGGAAAGCAGCTGAGCACCTCCACCAGCCTGGCTGTCTCCGTGTGATTTAGGCTCAGGCCGAGATGCTGCGCGTCCACACACGCCCGAAAGACGCCCAGTTCTCTCAGGTGAGCCAGGATGTCCTCCTTCCGGACATTTTCCATGTCATCTAGACACTCCGACATGTACTTCTCGATCGGCCGGAACCATTCGAAGAAACGTGAATGCCTGTCCTTGGTCTGCGGCTCGGGATAATACAGGAACTCGTAATCGAACGTGGAAAGGAAGAGATTTTTGACGAACGGCTTCCGTTGCGGCTGCCGCTTGATAGGTGCCGGCAGTCGCGTTTCGAGGTTAATCGTGTCCAAAGCATGACTGACCCGTTGGCTTTGCGAGTGCCGG
This genomic window from Monomorium pharaonis isolate MP-MQ-018 chromosome 8, ASM1337386v2, whole genome shotgun sequence contains:
- the LOC105831745 gene encoding complex I assembly factor ACAD9, mitochondrial-like, which produces MLARRFLCRRQLWYTSCVCIPVRHSQSQRVSHALDTINLETRLPAPIKRQPQRKPFVKNLFLSTFDYEFLYYPEPQTKDRHSRFFEWFRPIEKYMSECLDDMENVRKEDILAHLRELGVFRACVDAQHLGLSLNHTETARLVEVLSCFPWLGCYIVKNHIIPVRIISALATDKQKAKYLPRIATGELVPTVCYTEPQSGINTLNINSVAMESDCGTHWILNGEKTFVVNGHDANLFLVFSHCGHPSAISREHGPLSVFLVERDFGGVTSKDVKDLIGLQDSPVCTVTFQNTKVPRENLLGDVKAGTGVLVDMLAPGNGNLASQAVGTLKVFTRILTRHVLQRKHLDKNMHEYEGVREVIGKMASTLYGMESMLYHTTGIMDIFENQDCTLEKAMVEVYCASECVKRIYEGLQLIGAQSYLRDNPYIRIFEDALSHTLFDSCSLDSNTYIALLGLQHMGKNLHDHIFKLRNPFNFPEHIFKWAFGKDYRERFQTANHLHPSLASGSKQLEKCVTRLHASSLLLLQRHGIRISEQQMELRRLGEIATRTYALLAVLSRASRAYCIGLRNHEYDRNLADSFAILSIDRVHLLAEEIASGEWNNGDKFNRNVAELMYSKKDYFAEHPLDRTY